From one Streptomyces sp. R41 genomic stretch:
- a CDS encoding carboxymuconolactone decarboxylase family protein, with amino-acid sequence MSSPFRYTTPPPPKSATGVTAAVYAQLAEDFGIERATTFVVLSSAPEIMAAAWALMRESLIAGGGDRTGKELAALGVSEANRCPFCVDAHTMLLHATGDHSLAEAMVRGETPADERHARVLAWGRASRTPGAAELTPYPFPGAHAPAYIGTALSFHFINRIVSALLTENLLPGNVQRFRAVRSLAGRSVAKTVRRRPSPGAGLALLDDPGPGPDWAQGSTVGPAYAALRDAATAGAGLLDEGDRILVRETLEAWDGTHPPLGRDELPDRSRPGARLALLAALAPYRITDEDVTAWRRPIHTDHCLVHLVAYGAFAAVDRIESALPVGTMKETS; translated from the coding sequence ATGTCCAGCCCCTTCCGCTACACCACCCCGCCCCCACCCAAATCCGCCACCGGCGTCACCGCGGCCGTCTACGCCCAACTCGCGGAAGACTTCGGGATCGAGCGCGCGACGACGTTCGTCGTGCTCTCCTCCGCGCCCGAAATCATGGCCGCCGCCTGGGCGTTGATGCGCGAGTCGCTCATCGCGGGCGGCGGTGACAGGACCGGGAAGGAACTCGCGGCGCTGGGGGTGTCCGAAGCCAATCGGTGTCCGTTCTGTGTGGACGCGCACACGATGTTGCTGCACGCCACCGGGGACCACTCCCTCGCCGAAGCCATGGTGCGCGGGGAGACCCCCGCCGACGAGCGCCACGCGCGTGTGCTGGCGTGGGGCAGGGCGAGCCGGACCCCTGGGGCGGCCGAGTTGACGCCGTACCCCTTCCCCGGCGCCCACGCCCCCGCCTATATCGGCACCGCCCTCTCCTTCCACTTCATCAACCGGATCGTGTCGGCCCTGCTGACCGAGAACCTGCTGCCGGGCAACGTCCAGCGCTTCCGGGCGGTGAGGAGCCTCGCGGGACGTTCGGTCGCCAAGACGGTGCGTCGGCGCCCCTCCCCCGGTGCGGGCCTGGCGCTGCTCGACGACCCGGGTCCCGGGCCGGACTGGGCGCAAGGGAGCACGGTCGGCCCGGCCTACGCCGCACTGCGCGACGCCGCCACCGCCGGAGCGGGGCTCCTGGACGAGGGCGACCGGATCCTCGTACGGGAAACGCTCGAGGCGTGGGACGGCACGCATCCGCCGCTCGGCCGGGACGAACTGCCCGACCGCTCCCGCCCCGGCGCCCGTCTCGCGCTGCTGGCCGCCCTCGCCCCGTACCGCATCACGGACGAGGACGTGACGGCCTGGCGCCGACCGATCCATACCGACCACTGTCTCGTGCACCTCGTGGCGTACGGCGCGTTCGCCGCCGTCGACCGCATCGAGAGCGCGCTTCCCGTCGGCACCATGAAGGAGACCTCGTGA
- a CDS encoding response regulator, which yields MIRVALVDDQALMRAGFRALLDAEEGIEVVGEAADGEQGLALVRAEVPDVALVDVQMPVMTGIEATRRIAADPELSGVRVVILTNYGLDEYVFEALRAGASGFLLKDTEPADLLQAIEVVVHGEALLSPSVTRTLIGEFVARPPDRATAPGLEHLTRREREVTALAARGLTNEEIAAHMVISPFTAKTHISRAMTKLGARDRAQLVVFAYESGLVAVRHGDHRFR from the coding sequence GTGATCAGGGTCGCGCTCGTCGACGACCAGGCCCTCATGCGGGCCGGCTTCCGCGCTCTGCTCGACGCCGAGGAAGGCATCGAGGTGGTCGGCGAGGCCGCCGACGGAGAACAGGGGCTGGCCCTCGTGAGAGCCGAGGTGCCGGACGTCGCCCTCGTCGACGTGCAGATGCCGGTGATGACGGGCATCGAGGCGACCCGCCGTATCGCCGCCGACCCCGAACTGTCCGGCGTGCGCGTCGTCATCCTCACCAACTACGGCTTGGACGAGTACGTCTTCGAGGCGCTGCGCGCCGGTGCCAGCGGTTTCCTGCTCAAGGACACCGAGCCCGCCGACCTGCTCCAGGCCATCGAGGTCGTCGTCCACGGAGAGGCGCTGCTGTCCCCGTCCGTGACGCGCACCCTGATCGGCGAGTTCGTCGCCCGGCCGCCGGACCGGGCCACCGCGCCGGGCCTGGAGCACCTCACGCGCCGCGAACGCGAGGTCACCGCACTCGCCGCGCGCGGCCTCACCAACGAGGAGATCGCCGCGCACATGGTCATCAGCCCCTTCACGGCGAAGACCCACATCAGCCGGGCGATGACGAAGCTGGGCGCCCGCGACCGGGCGCAGCTGGTGGTGTTCGCGTACGAGTCGGGGCTGGTGGCTGTTCGGCACGGAGATCACCGGTTCAGGTGA
- a CDS encoding Uma2 family endonuclease — translation MSAQPHAYAVTDPETALKYAIQHIQGDRVQIVEGVIQPIVPSWDHENVADLIREQLGPVLRRLGCRAGSGNLDLPGTSNWYVPDLAVVPSDVAKGAGALLPDQTLLIVEVTSESNAETDRTVKRARYAEYRAPLYLLVDRTERSCTLYAVPGRLGYTRVEGPLPFGTPVVLPDPFDMELDTSEF, via the coding sequence ATGAGCGCTCAGCCGCACGCGTACGCAGTGACCGACCCGGAAACCGCACTGAAGTACGCGATCCAGCACATCCAGGGTGACCGTGTGCAGATCGTCGAGGGGGTCATCCAACCGATCGTGCCGTCCTGGGACCACGAGAACGTCGCCGATCTGATCCGCGAGCAGTTGGGGCCGGTGCTGCGCAGACTGGGCTGCCGGGCCGGTTCCGGGAACCTGGACCTGCCGGGGACGAGCAACTGGTACGTGCCGGATCTGGCAGTCGTGCCGAGCGACGTCGCCAAGGGCGCGGGGGCCCTGCTCCCCGACCAGACCTTGCTGATCGTCGAGGTCACCTCGGAGTCCAATGCGGAAACCGACCGCACGGTCAAACGTGCCCGCTATGCGGAGTACCGCGCACCGCTGTATCTGCTCGTCGACCGTACGGAACGGTCCTGCACCCTGTACGCAGTACCGGGCCGACTCGGCTACACCAGGGTGGAGGGGCCGCTGCCGTTCGGGACGCCTGTCGTGCTGCCTGATCCGTTCGACATGGAGCTCGACACCTCCGAGTTCTGA